The following is a genomic window from Marinobacter sp. NP-4(2019).
CTAAGATTTAAAGAGCTCGGTTCCTGCACCCTGGCTCTCGGGTCGCTTGAACTTAAATCAATAGAGAGACGCTAAGCATGTAGACCTCAAGGCTGAGTGCTGGCGGACGCGGGTTCAATTCCCGCCGTCTCCACCAAACTCTCCGAGAAAAGCCCCTGATTTCAGGGGCTTTTTTTTGCGTACGAGAAAACAATCAAAAGAGAGCGGCCACAAAGTGTCCATAGAGGAAGAAATAGAATATAAATGGAAGGGCGTGCCTATGTCCTCAGAGGCACACCTTTTAGACACGACTTTGTTCAGAGGCGCAATTCTTGTCCCGGTACTGATTGGGATATTGTTGATGGTAATTGCAGGCTTGAGCAGCAGAACTCAATTAAGCCCCTGTTTCAACGCTGAATGCTTCAGCACCTTTTTTAGCCTTTTCAAATTCCAGTTCGCTATCATGGGCTTGGCGATTCCTTTAGGCGCGCTAGTGGCATCCCACCACCGATCTATGCAATCAGCTGCCCAAATAAAAACGCAGTTGAACCAGAACATTTTCTCCAACTACATTGACCACAGAAAACTTTTTGAGCAGTTTTTTAAAGACAACAATCCCTTAGAACTCCGAGATCCAAGCAGCAGGCAGGTATGGGCAATTTATGACCGAGTATTCCCCAGCGCCGCATACGGCGACTTATCCCCCAACCCAACGTTAAAAACATTCGTAAAAGATATCGCAGATCATTTTCATGAAATTTCAGATTTAGTAAAAAAGGAATTAAATCCAACAAGCTTAAATTTAAAGAACAGCAGAATCGCTTTTTGCTGGGCAAGTTCTAACTTCTTGGTTTCAGACTTTTTAGGTATATCTCGCCCCGTTGTTCCAATAGTGATAGAAAGAGACCCTATTGATCAGCTAAGACAATATGCCCAAATTACTCTAGCAATTGCAAAAGGTTTGCAAGATTGCGCGAATTTCCACAAATTCTATGAGAATTATTCAGTTATACCTGAAATTGAACGTTATTATTCTGAAATGAAAAAGGTTCTTGAGGAACTACAAAGTATTAATGACGCACGAACGAAAATCCTAAATGCCCTTGAAAATGCTACTGATGATCACGGCAACCTAAATGCTAAAGATGATTACGCATCAAAATCATTAAGCAACCGTTTAAAAGAGTTCACACACGAGCCAAACGTCCGGGAATATATTGACCCAGAGGATGTGAAGACAGTCCTAGAACATTATATTCCAAGCTCACATAAACAAGTGTTCTTAGACCACATGCCTGTATCCTGGCAACTGGCGCTTCAACAAAGTACTAACACCTCCTCTGTTGACCAGTAGTGGGAGATTCAGAATCAGCCAATCCGGTGGGCAATGCGGCGATTTTCAACCCAGTTGTCCAAATGACCGCGTTTAAGCGGCCAGTTTATTCAGCTCAACTTCCTGTAATTTCCCAGGGTTGCGCTATAGAGATGGGCTATAGCCCAGCAGCCTCGTTCCTGGATACGCTAGCATACTCTTCGTCGTGGCACCGCTACTTTTCAGGGCACTGTTTTAACTAGTATTTTTAATTAATGCACTGCTTTAGAAGGGCGCGAAATCGGGCTCAATCTTGCCGTCTGGAGCAAACTCTCTGAATGCGGCCGACATTGCCCTATACTTGATGACACCCTTAAATGATCCGGGACCCAGTGCGTACAGCGCACTGTCGTTCGGGTGTTCGACTGGCCCAGGTCTTTTACAGAGTCTGTGTTTCAAGCACATGGAATCATTTCGAGTGATGAACACGAAGGGTTTTATTGCAGCACTCTGTCTGTATTCGTCATTTGTGTACGGCGGCAGCGAATCGGAGTCGACAGACCACTTCCTCGAGCGGCCCCTGATCAATTTCACCGTCGGGCAGGTAGGTGCGGACCGAAGACTGGACAATCCCCGTCGCTATGGCATCGAGTACCGTTTTACCCCGCTAACACGTTATCGGCTTTGGCCTTCAATCGGAATCGTACTTGGCAGTAACGATTCAAACTTTATATACGCGGAGTTACGCCGGGACTTCCGCTTTGCCGATCACTGGTTACTGACGCCCAGCTTCGGGCTCGGGCGGTTCAACAACCGGCCCCAATTCGATCTGGGCAAGTCGTTGGAATTCCGTAGCGGCCTTGAGATTTCCAGGCAGTTCAACCAGGGATATCGCTTGGGTGTTGCCGTATTCCATCTATCAAACGGTGGGCTATCCGACGAAAACCCGGGCACCGAAGCGGCCGCGCTTTCACTCAGTATTCCCCTTGACGGCAGCTAGCTAAGAGCCGACATCGCTAACGCACTCCCTCCTCAACCAGAAGAAATTCTCCGCGCAAAAAGCTTCTCAAACTGCGAGATATTCTGCTGAATATAGTCAATAAACGCCCGCATAGCCGGCGTGGGATGCTTCGCCTGCGGGTAGACCACGCACCAGCTCCTGCGAAGGGGAAAGCCCGCCAGATCAACGATATGCAAGCTGCCGAGGGCCAATTCCGACAGGATGCTCAGTTTCGGTAACACCGCAACCCCCAGCCCGGCGAGGACGGCGTGCTTCACTGCGTCGTTGGAGCCAAGTTCCATGCTGGGACTCACTCTCAGGCGATGGTTCTGGCAGTGCAGCTCCAGCGCCAGCCGGCTGCCGGAGCCGGACTCCCGCACCAGAAGCTCGCTGTCGAGAAACTCCTGGGCACTTACTTCCTCCCGATCGAGCAAGGGGTGTCCGTGCGGTGCCACCGGCACCAGTTCGTTGTCGAGAAACGGAAGGGAAGTCAGCGGCCGTTCGCTGGGCACCATGCCCATAATGGCCAGGTCGTCGCGATTGTCGTTTAACCGCTGCAGCGCCGTGGCCCGATTCACCACCATCACCGATACGTTGACCTGAGGGTTCAGGTTCAGGAAGGCCCTTAACAGGTACGGCACAACATACTGGGCGGTATTGACCGCCACCAGTTTGAGCTCCCCGGCGACCTGGCCTTCCATGGCGGCCAGGTTGGTCTGGATCCGCACCAGTTCGCCAAAGATCGCTTTGACGCAGCGCGCCATTTCCTCCCCGGCGGCGGTGCAGTACAGCCGCCGCCCCACATACTCGAACAGGGGCATGCCCAAGGCCTGTTCCAGGTGGCGCACCTGACTGCTGACCGCCGGCTGGGTCAGGCCCAGCAGTTCACCCGCCTTGCTGTAACTGTGCAGATCGTAAACCGCCTTGAATACCTGAAGCTGCCGAAAGGTCAGGCGGCTGGCCAGTTTCTGGACGCTCAATGGCATAGGTAATTCGGCCCTCTCCAGGATCCATAAGGTTTAACTTATATATAAACAAAATAATATCAATTTTTACTGCTAATACCTATTCGCTAGTCTTTCTTCGACTTCATTCGGGACGACTTGACGAGGAATCTCCCATGTTGAAGAAAGTATTGATTGCCAACCGCGGCGAGATCGCGGTCCGCATCGTGCGGGCCTGTGCCGAGATGGGCATCCGCTCAGTCGCCATTTACACCGAACCCGACCGCTATGGGCTGCACGTCAAGCGGGCCGACGAAGCCTACTCCCTGGGCGAGGACCCGCTGGCGGGTTACCTGGACCCGGCGCGCATCGTCAACCTGGCAGTGGAAACCGGCTGTGACGCCATCCACCCGGGCTATGGCTTCCTGTCTGAGAACGCGGAATTCGCCCGCCTGTGTGAGCAGAAGGGGGTGACCTTTATCGGCCCGAAATCCGGGGTGATCCACAAGATGGGTGACAAGACCCAGGCCAGGGACAGCATGCGTGCTGCTGACGTACCGATCACGCCCGGATCGGAAGGCAACCTGGACAGTCTCGAGGAGGCCCTGAAACTGGCCAACGACATCGGCTATCCGGTGATGGTCAAGGCCACCTCCGGCGGTGGCGGTCGCGGTATCCGCCGCTGTGACACTCCGGATGAGCTAAAGGCCCAGTACCCCCGGGTTATATCCGAGGCCACCAAGGCCTTTGGCTCCGCCGAAGTGTTTATGGAAAAGTGCATCGTCAACCCACGCCACATTGAAGTGCAGGTGCTCGCGGACAGTCACGGTAACGCCATACACCTGTTCGAGCGGGATTGTTCGATCCAGCGCCGCAACCAGAAACTGATCGAGATTGCCCCCAGCCCCCAGTTGACCCCGGAACTCCGCCAATACATTGGTGATCTGGCCGTTCGGGCGGCCCAGGCGGTGGGCTATGAAAACGCCGGTACCGTGGAATTCCTGCTGTCCGGCAACGAAGTGTATTTCATGGAAATGAACACCCGGGTGCAGGTGGAGCACACCATTACCGAGGCTATCACCGGCGTCGACATCGTCCGCGAACAGCTGCGCATTGCCTCCGGCCTGCCCCTGAGCTATCGCCAGGAAGACATCCAGTACCGGGGCTATGCCCTGCAATTCCGGATCAACGCCGAGGACCCGAAGAACGATTTCCTGCCCAGCTTCGGTCGCATCACCCACTACTACGCACCGGGTGGCCCGGGCGTTCGGGTGGATACCGCCATCTACACCGGCTACGAGATTCCCCCGTATTACGATTCCATGTGCCTGAAGCTGGTGGTATGGGCGCTGACCTGGGAGGAAGTGATCGCCCGCGGCAAACGCGCCCTGGACGACATGCGCCTGCATGGCATCAAGACCACGGCCGCCTACTATCAGCAGATTCTGGACCATCCGGACTTCCGAAGCGGCACCTTTGATACCAGCTTTGTGCCGGCCCACCCGGAACTGCTGAATTATTCAACCAAGCGCGACCCCGCAGAAATTGCGCTGACTATCGCTGCCACCATCGCCGCCCATGCCGGCTGGTAATCCGCAGGAGGAACAAGATATGAGCAACGCGAAGAAAATTGAAGTCACCGATGTCATCCTGCGTGACGCGCACCAGTCGCTGATCGCCACCCGCATGCGCACCGAAGACATGTTGCCGATCTGCGACAAACTCGACCAGGTGGGTTACTGGTCCCTGGAAGTCTGGGGCGGTGCCACCTTTGACGCTTGCGTCCGTTTCCTTAAGGAAGATCCCTGGGAACGCCTGCGACAACTGCGCGAGGCCCTGCCCAATACCCGTTTGCAAATGCTGCTGCGGGGGCAGAACCTGCTGGGCTACCGCCATTACGCCGACGATGTGGTGGAAGCCTTTGTCCAGAAGGCAGCGGACAACGGCATCGACGTGTTCCGGGTGTTCGACGCCCTGAACGACCTGCGCAATATCGAAACCGCCATGAAGGCGGTGAAAAAGGCCGGCAAGCACGCCCAGGGCACCATCTGCTACACCACCAGCCCGGTTCATACACCGGCGCTGTTCGTGCAGCAGGCGAAAGACATGCAAGCCATGGGGGCAGACTCCATTGCCATCAAGGACATGGCCGGCCTGCTGACCCCCTACGCCACCTACGACCTGGTGAAAGCCATCAAGGCGGAAGTGGACCTGCCGCTGGTGGTGCACAGCCATGCGACTTCCGGCCTCGCTCCGCTGTGCCAGCTCAAGGCCGTTGAGGCCGGTGCCAATCGCATTGACACCGCCATTTCGTCCTTTGCCTCCGGCACCAGCCATCCGGCAACGGAGTCCCAGGTTGCCGCACTGAAAGGTACCGACTACGACACCGGCCTGGACCTGGTACTGTTGAGTGAAATCGCCGATTACTTCCGGGACGTGCGCAAGAAGTACCACCAGTTCGAAAGCGAGTTCACCCGCGAGGACGTCTCGGTACAGATTAACCAGGTACCAGGCGGCATGATGTCCAACCTGGCCAACCAGCTTAAGGAACAGAATGCCCTGGACCGCATTCGCGACGTCTTTGATGAAATCCCACGGGTGCGCGAAGATCTTGGCTTCCCACCGCTGGTCACACCCACTTCGCAGATTGTCGGCACCCAGGCGGTCTACAATGTACTGGCAGGTCAGCGCTACAAGACCATCACCAACGAGGTGAAACGCTATCTGCAAGGTGGCTACGGCCAGCCCCCGGCGGCGGTCAATGCTGACATCCAGAAGAAAGCCATCGGGAATGAGTCGGTCAACGAGGGGCGCCCCGCCGACCTGCTTAGTCCCGAGTTGAACAAATTACGAGAAGACATTGGTAGTCTGGCGAAGTGCGAAGAAGATGTGCTTACCTATGCCATGTTCCCGGACCTTGGGCGCGAGTTCCTGCAACAGCGTCAGGACGGCACCCTGAAACCGGAAGAATTGC
Proteins encoded in this region:
- a CDS encoding acyloxyacyl hydrolase — protein: MNTKGFIAALCLYSSFVYGGSESESTDHFLERPLINFTVGQVGADRRLDNPRRYGIEYRFTPLTRYRLWPSIGIVLGSNDSNFIYAELRRDFRFADHWLLTPSFGLGRFNNRPQFDLGKSLEFRSGLEISRQFNQGYRLGVAVFHLSNGGLSDENPGTEAAALSLSIPLDGS
- a CDS encoding LysR family transcriptional regulator, translating into MPLSVQKLASRLTFRQLQVFKAVYDLHSYSKAGELLGLTQPAVSSQVRHLEQALGMPLFEYVGRRLYCTAAGEEMARCVKAIFGELVRIQTNLAAMEGQVAGELKLVAVNTAQYVVPYLLRAFLNLNPQVNVSVMVVNRATALQRLNDNRDDLAIMGMVPSERPLTSLPFLDNELVPVAPHGHPLLDREEVSAQEFLDSELLVRESGSGSRLALELHCQNHRLRVSPSMELGSNDAVKHAVLAGLGVAVLPKLSILSELALGSLHIVDLAGFPLRRSWCVVYPQAKHPTPAMRAFIDYIQQNISQFEKLFARRISSG
- a CDS encoding acetyl-CoA carboxylase biotin carboxylase subunit; translated protein: MLKKVLIANRGEIAVRIVRACAEMGIRSVAIYTEPDRYGLHVKRADEAYSLGEDPLAGYLDPARIVNLAVETGCDAIHPGYGFLSENAEFARLCEQKGVTFIGPKSGVIHKMGDKTQARDSMRAADVPITPGSEGNLDSLEEALKLANDIGYPVMVKATSGGGGRGIRRCDTPDELKAQYPRVISEATKAFGSAEVFMEKCIVNPRHIEVQVLADSHGNAIHLFERDCSIQRRNQKLIEIAPSPQLTPELRQYIGDLAVRAAQAVGYENAGTVEFLLSGNEVYFMEMNTRVQVEHTITEAITGVDIVREQLRIASGLPLSYRQEDIQYRGYALQFRINAEDPKNDFLPSFGRITHYYAPGGPGVRVDTAIYTGYEIPPYYDSMCLKLVVWALTWEEVIARGKRALDDMRLHGIKTTAAYYQQILDHPDFRSGTFDTSFVPAHPELLNYSTKRDPAEIALTIAATIAAHAGW
- the oadA gene encoding sodium-extruding oxaloacetate decarboxylase subunit alpha → MSNAKKIEVTDVILRDAHQSLIATRMRTEDMLPICDKLDQVGYWSLEVWGGATFDACVRFLKEDPWERLRQLREALPNTRLQMLLRGQNLLGYRHYADDVVEAFVQKAADNGIDVFRVFDALNDLRNIETAMKAVKKAGKHAQGTICYTTSPVHTPALFVQQAKDMQAMGADSIAIKDMAGLLTPYATYDLVKAIKAEVDLPLVVHSHATSGLAPLCQLKAVEAGANRIDTAISSFASGTSHPATESQVAALKGTDYDTGLDLVLLSEIADYFRDVRKKYHQFESEFTREDVSVQINQVPGGMMSNLANQLKEQNALDRIRDVFDEIPRVREDLGFPPLVTPTSQIVGTQAVYNVLAGQRYKTITNEVKRYLQGGYGQPPAAVNADIQKKAIGNESVNEGRPADLLSPELNKLREDIGSLAKCEEDVLTYAMFPDLGREFLQQRQDGTLKPEELLPAEQKGKDRMGTAVATEFRIDVHGETYEVAVTGVGASGAGKRKLYLSLDGMPEEVVFESLNEYVAESGSGRKRASEPGHVTTTMPGNVVDVLVKEGDTVTAGQAVLVTEAMKMESEVNSSVDGTVQAIHVAKGDRVTPGEILIEIG